TGGCTGGTCATAGTCTCTCTAGTAAATGCATAGAATGGAAGAAAAGGTAAATCATAATTCTATCAAAATTTATTTGTAGAGGTGAGACTATTGAAACTCATACTTGCGAAAAACATGTCCTATGAACAACTGGAAGCATTTTTTAACAAGAATCCAAGTGTAAATAAAGGTACTGTATTTGAAAAAGGCTATGTGGTTGAAATGAATCATACAATTGAAGGCTGTTTTATTCTGGACAAAGTGGAAGAAGGTATATATTGGCTGAAACAGCTGTATATTACACAAACAGAAGCGGGGAAGCTCCCGTTTTTATTAGAAGCTATCTTAGTGCTTGCGAAGGAGCAGAATGCAAAGAGTGTTTATGTTCACAGCCATCAGCCTATAGTAGACATATTGCTAGAGGCATTGCAGTTTCATCCACAAAAAGAAAGCCTATTTAAAGATAAATATCCTGTAAAAGGTGGAAACTGGTGGGCATATAATGTTTCTTAGTGATTATACACACTATCCACAACCACATGTGTATAAATTGTTGGAAAATTGTTTATAAGTATGTCTCTTTGTGGGTAACATTCGTTTGGCTGTGTATAATTTCTGCTGCCAAGTCAATGTTATCCACATTTTGCGTATTTTGCCTCAATCCTCTAAAATAGAAGATAGAAATGAGGTACAAAGATGATAGAAACGAAGCGTTGGAATATACGAAATGACCAAGTTTATAACAAACATGCAATTGAAGAAGCGGCTAGACTGCTTAAAAGCGGAAAGACGGTCGCTTTCCCCACAGAAACGGTTTACGGGTTGGGGGCTGATGCAACAAATGAAGCAGCTGTGGCAAAAATTTTCAAAGCAAAAGGTCGTCCGCAAGATAACCCATTAATTGCACATGTCGCAACTGTGGAACAATTAAGACGACTTGTGGATAACTTGCCTGCTTATGTTGAAAATTTGATCAATGTATTTACTCCAGGTCCACTTACTTTCGTTCTTAAGAGTAACGGAGCATGTGCAGCCAATGTTACGGCAGGGTTATCCACAATTGGGGTTCGTATCCCTGATCATCCAGTAGCACACAAGCTCTTACAACTAGCTGATGTGCCGGTGGCAGCACCAAGTGCCAATGTATCTGGCAGGCCAAGTCCCACAAATGCGGAACATGTCTGGGAGGATCTTCACGGGAAAATTGCTGGACTTTTAGATGGTGGACCAACCGGAGTGGGTGTAGAATCGACTGTAATTGATTGCACACAGGATATCCCTATTATTTTACGACCTGGTGGTGTGACAAAACAGCAGCTCGAATCGGTAGTTGGAACTGTTATGATTGATCCAGGTCTTGCACATGAAAAAGAAAAACCAAAATCACCAGGGATGAAGTATAGACACTATTCTCCAGAGGTGCCTTTAATGCTTGTAGCTGGTACGGCAGCACGCATACAAGCAAACATTGATGAGCAGCAAATAAAGGGAAATCGGGTAGGTGTACTAGCAAGTGAACAAGTAGCAAAGCAATTGCATCACGTGGAAGTCCGCTCTTTAGGAGCAAATTTACATGAGATTGCATCTAATCTGTATGATGGTTTGCGCGCCTTTAAACAAAGAGATGTCGACGTTATTATTTGCGAAGCTTTTTCAGAAGATGGAATTGGCCAAGCTGTAATGAACCGCTTAAAAAAAGCTGCTAGCAGAATTATTCGCTAGGTATGAGACGGTTACTCGGAGTTCGGTGTCAAGCTCGAATCAAACACGTTTTTAATGAAAGAGACATCATAATTTCTCTTGGACATGCATATAGTTAACAAGCATGTCCAAGGGGGATCCGTGAATGTCTTTTTCTGGTGAAATCATATCATTACTCATTGTTTCTATTGCGCTTGGTATGGATGCATTTTCGATTAGCCTTGGAATAGGGCTAGTAAAATTACGTTTAAAACGAATCGCATTTATCGGTGCGACTATTGGTATTTTCCATATCATTATGCCATTTTTCGGAATGATACTTGGAAAAGCGATTTCACTGCAAATTGGAAATTTGGCAACGTTAGCCAGTGGTGCTTTATTGTTTGTAATCGGAGCGCAAATGTTTTTTTCGGCATTTAGTCATGAGGTACAAAAGCGAATGCAGCCAGTTGGACTAAGCCTGCTTTTGATTGCATTAACGGTGAGCCTGGATAGTTTTACTGTCGGATTAGGGCTTGGAATATCAGGTGTTAAGGTGATCCTGGCCTTAATTCTTTTCGGGTTCAGCAGTGCTTTTCTAGCGTGTCTCGGCATGCTGGTGGGCAGGAAAGTACAGGGTTATCTTGGTGTATACAGCGAACTGCTCGGTGGCAGCATCTTATGTTGTTTTGGATTATATATGCTATTTGCACAATAGGAGATTTCAGTGAAAGCTGGTGTCTTCTTTTTTGGGTTGGGCAAAGATAAAACCCTCTTACTTTGCATAGGTGCAACCGAAGCATTAATTCAAGGGCTTATACTCCAAAGAGCACTTTCCTGGATTCTCTTTAACAAATACCAGATTTTGTAATGGTGAGCTTTAAATCAGAAGATAATATAAAATATTTAATCTAACAAGTTAATTGGAAATATGATATATTTGTCGTAGAGTTACTAGATGGAGGGCGTGCTATGAATATATTATTTGTCTGTACTGGCAACACGTGCAGAAGTCCAATGGCGGAAGCTTTGTTAAAGGATAAAATGCCCGAAGCCAGCACTCAATCTGCTGGAATTTTTGCAAGCGATAATCTTCATGCCAATGCATTTGCGATTCGGTCTCTGCAGGAACGCGGAATCCAGTGCGAGCACAGGTCACAACCAGTTACTGAAGAATTACTTGCTTGGGCGGATATTGTACTTACGATGACTACCGGACACAAGCAAACGTTGATCATTGATTATCCGGATTATCAGAATAATTTTTATACGCTAAAGGAATACGTGTCAGAAGCCGATAAACAAGTATGGCAGGAATTACAAAAAGCATATGCGGATTTAGAAGAAAAACGCGCCCTGTTTATCCAGAAAAATGAGAAGAACATGAACAAGTCAGAGTTTGAACAGCAGTTGAAGAAGTATCTAAGTCATGAATTGGCGAGGATTCGAGGGCTAGAAGCCAACTTAATTAATTATGATATCTCTGATCCGTTTGGAGGTAGCTTAGGCATCTATCGGGAGACGTTGGACGAGCTGGAAAAACATATCGACCTGCTTATTAAAAAAATAAAGAAGTAGTCGGAGGAGACGGTATGGAGAAAAGCTATAAGTTTAGTTTACGTTTAAAACTCGTAATCTTTACGACCATTTTGGCCATTATAACTTATACATTCAGTGCGCTATTCATTTATGTATTATATGATTTTGTACAAGCTTATTGGTCTATCTCAATCGAATGGTATACGATTATCATTTTGCTGCTTGGTGTTATATGGTCTGGTATCCTGGCATTTTCTGCAGCACGGGTAATTACAAAGCCAATGGAAAGTTTAGAAAAGGTCGCATCAGAAGCCGCGAAAGGAAATTTAAATCAAGAAGTACATATTCCTAAGTCAAATGACGAAATACGCGATCTTTCCATTGCGGTGGATACAATGCTGAACAATCTGAACGAAATGGTACATAACATTGATAAGCATTTTGAAAGTACGAATGTGACGGTTTTACAGATGAAAGAAGCCTCTCATTCGGCGGCACAGCATTCCGCTGCTATAGGCACTTCGATCTATGAAATTTCTAGAGGTGCGGAGAATTCCTCAGAAGCAATCCAGAATACGGCAGAGGCTGTAGAGGTTGCTACGGAGTTAGCTAAAAAGGTGCAAGAAAAAGCAGAGCAATCAAAAGTGAAATCCAGTGAAATGCTGGAAACTTTAAACGAAAGTAAAATTGTTGTGAACCAGCTTGTAAAAGGTATTCAAAAATTAGCAGATGATCAAGAGCTTTCATTAAAAGACGTTGATCATCTAAAGCAAAATGCGATACAAGTTGAATCAATTATAACGATGGTAGGGGAAATCGCAGAACAAACGAATCTATTGGCATTAAATGCATCGATTGAAGCAGCACGTGCCGGCGAGCATGGAAGAGGATTTGCTGTTGTTGCAGAGGAAATCCGCAAGCTAGCTGATCAAAGTGCTCAAGCAGTTCATCGTATTTCCAGTTTAATAGAAGCAATTCAAGAAGATGTTAACCTTGTGGTTGGGAAAATAAACGATAACGTTATTTATGCAAAAAAAGAAGCGGAAAATGGAGCGGGCACAAACAGAATAATTGAGCAGATGTCAGGTTCGGTGACTGATGTGGCATCGGAAATCGATATGATTACAAGTCTTGTCGATAAGCAATTGGAATCGATTCAAGATACGGTAAGACAGTCACAGGAAGTTGCTGCAATTGCTGAGGAAACATCAGCAGGAACAGAAGAAGTAAATGCAGCGATTCAAGAACAAGTATCAACAATGGAACAAGTAGACCAGTTAGCCCAAAAGATGGAAGAGCAGGCGCAACGTTTAAACAAACAAATTAATCAGTTCCAGGTTTTTTAATCACTTTTTGGTGGTCATACGGTAATATTCTTTGTACAATTAGAATTGGGTGAACTTCATTTTTGGGCTGTTAATATGGGTCCTTTGATGCTTGACATAAACCGATGGAAGGTGAAGAATAAATGGCATATGAAAGTATACAGCAAGATATGACATCCATTGTAACGCAGTGGTTGGAAACAGATTATTTGCGAAGAGAAGAATTATTTGTAGTTGGCTGTTCGACAAGTGAAGTTGCCGGAAAACATATTGGAACATCTGGCAGCGAACAAATCGCGGCGGTTATTTTTAAACAACTGCAAGCATTACAGCAACAGACTGGTATTCATCTTGTATTTCAATGCTGTGAACATCTGAACCGGGCCCTTGTCGTTGAAAAAGAAGCTGCTAAAGCCTACCAGCTGGAAGAGGTCGCCGTTATTCCCATTCCCGCAGCAGGAGGATCGATGGCTTCTTATGCATATAAACACATGAAGGATCCTGTTGTTGTGGAAGCAGTTCGTGCACATGCAGGGTTAGATATTGGAGAAACGATGATTGGAATGCATTTAAAGCATGTAGCTGTTCCACTTCGGTTTAGAGAAAAATTTATTGGAGACGCACGAATTACTGCAGCACGAACCCGTCCAAAACTAATCGGTGGTCACCGAGCAAATTATGAGAATACCAGATTAAATGAGAGTTGCAAATAAGTTATTAATGGGAGAATCCACTTCCCTATAATAAATTTTAAAAATATTCTTATACATAGGAGGCTATAATTATGGAACATGTTAAACAAGCGGATTTGGAAATATATGAAGCAATTCAAGCGGAGAAAAAGCGCCAGCAGGACAAGATCGAACTGATCGCATCTGAAAACTTCGTTTCTGAAGCTGTAATGGAAGCAATGGGCTCTGTATTAACGAATAAATATGCGGAAGGTTATCCGCATAAACGCTATTACGGCGGTTGTGAGCATGTTGACGTTGCAGAGGATTTAGCTCGCGATCGTGCAAAACAGCTTTTTGGCGCAGAACATGTTAATGTTCAGCCGCACTCTGGAGCACAGGCGAATATGGGTGTGTACTTCTCCATTCTAGAGCCGGGTGATACAGTACTTGGAATGAATCTGAACCATGGTGGCCATTTAACACATGGAAGTCCTGTTAACTTCAGTGGAAAGCTTTATAATTTTGTTGACTACGGTGTCGATAAAGAAACGGAAAAAATAGATTATGAGGCTGTTTTAGCAAAAGCACAAGAAGTAAAGCCAAAATTAATTGTTGCTGGTGCGAGTGCTTATTCACGTCATATTAATTTTGCGAAATTCCGTGAGATTGCAGATGCTGTAGGTGCTTACTTAATGGTGGATATGGCTCATATTGCAGGTCTGGTTGCTGCTGGACTCCACCAAAATCCTGTTCCATATGCTGACTTTGTTACGACAACAACACATAAAACATTACGTGGCCCTCGTGGTGGAATGATCTTATGTAAAGAAGAATATGCGAAGCAAATTGATAAATCGATCTTCCCGGGTATCCAAGGCGGTCCGTTAATGCACATTATAGCTGCAAAAGCAGTGTCCTTTAAAGAAGCCTTATCGGATGAATTCAAAGAGTATGCTGCTAACATTACGAGAAATGCAAAGATTCTTGGTGAAGCACTGACTGAAGAAGGAATTCGCATTGTCTCAGGCGGAACAGATAATCATTTACTATTGTTGGATGTAACACCACTTAACCTAACTGGAAAAGTTGCTGAAAAGGCTCTTGACGATATTGGAATTACAACAAATAAAAATACAATTCCATTTGATACGGAAAGTCCATTTGTAACAAGTGGGGTACGTATTGGTACTGCAGCTGTAACATCTAGAGGTTTTGGTGAAGAAGAAATGAAAGAAATTGCTGCCATTATTTCGTTAACGTTAAAAAATTATGAAGATGAAGCAGTATTAGAAGAAGCTGCAAAACGAGTGATTGACTTAACAGAAAAGTTCCCATTATATACACAATATGCCTAAAATAGAAAAGGGTACTCCGATTTAGGGGTATCCTTTTTACGATTTTATAACAAGAATAAAACTAAACTTGAAAGCTCGGTTATTTTTCAGTACAATTTTAAAGATATAACTAATCTGAAGGAGTGATCTACAATTGGGAAATGTTTTTGTATTTGATCATCCGTTAATTCAACATAAATTAACGTACATAAGAGATAAGAACACAGGAACAAAAGAATTCCGCGAACTTGTTGATGAAGTTGCGATGCTAATGGCTTTTGAAATTACAAGGGATTTACCATTGCAAGAAGTAGAAGTGGAGACACCAGTAACTACTGCAAAATCGAAAACATTAGCTGGGAAGAAAATTGGACTTGTTCCAATTTTACGTGCTGGCATAGGAATGGTTGATGGGGTGCGCAAGCTTATTCCTGCAGCAAAAGTTGGACATGTTGGCCTATACCGTGATCCAGAAACATTAAAGCCTGTGGAATACTATATTAAATTACCTTCGGATATTAATGAGCGTGAGCTGATTGTAATTGATCCAATGCTTGCAACAGGTGGTTCAGCAAATGATGCAATTCATTCATTGAAGAAGCGTGGCGCAAAAAATATTCGTCTCATGTGTATAATCGCGGCACCAGAAGGCGTTGAAGTTATTAAGAAAGAACATCCAGACGTTGATATTTATTTAGCAGCTATGGATGAAAAGTTAGATAATCATGGCTACATCGTCCCAGGACTTGGAGATGCAGGCGACCGTTTATTCGGTACAAAATAAGTATCCTTGATAAATAACAAAATGAAGCTTCTATCCCTAAAATAGAGATAGAAGCTTTCAAATTTGTATAATGCTAAAAATAAATTTCTCAGCTAAAAGCGATTCAGCTTAAATAAACAGTTTACAATAAACAACTCTATGAATTTGCTGCTCTGAGTTATTTCCAGGTTAGTCCTCCAGCAGCTTCACCATATTTGCCATTTCAATAGCAGAAATAGCTGATTCAGCGCCTTTATTTCCTGCTTTTGTCCCAGCACGTTCAATTGCTTGTTCAATCGATTCTGTTGTCAAGACACCGAAGATGATTGGCTTGCTTGTTTGAAACGAAACATTTGCAACACCTTTAGCGACTTCATTACAAACATAATCAAAATGTGGAGTAGATCCGCGAATCACCGTTCCCAATGTGATAATAGCGTCATATTTATTAAGTGCTGCCATCTTCTGTGTAATTAATGGAATTTCAAATGCGCCTGGAACCCATGCAATATCAATATTATCCTCGGCAACACCATGTCTTTTCAGAGCATCGTGTGCACCATCCAATAGTTTTGATGTTATAAATTCATTAAAGCGGGCAACCACAATTCCGATTTTTAAATCTGTACCAACTACGTTTCCTTCATATACTTTTCCCATATTCTTCTTTCTCCTTTACGAATGAATAATCATTTTTTTATTTGTATTGCGATAGACAATTAAATCTGCTATTGAGATGATCTTTAGATCAAATTTTTCAGCCATGATCTCAAGGTCAGGTTGTCGTGCCATTGTACCGTCGTCCTTAATGATTTCACAGATAACACCTGATGGAAATGCTCCACTCAGAAGTGCTAAATCAACAGCTGCTTCTGTATGTCCGGGGCGAGTTAACACGCCACCATCCTTTGCGATAAGCGGAAACATATGACCTGGTTGTTTGAAATCACTAATATGTGCGTGAGGATCGGTTAAAGCCAGAATAGTGTTTGCTCTTTCTGCTGCACTAATCCCAGTAGTAGTATTTTTGTGGTCAACAGATACTGTAAAAGCAGTGCCATATGGATCCGTGTTCTGATCGACCATTGGTAACAGCCCGATATTTTTCACGTGTTCTGGTGGCAGAGAAACACATACGAGACCTTTTCCATGTGTAATCAGGAAATTAATCAATTCAGGTGTCACTTTTTCAGATAAAGCAACAAAGTCACCTTCATTTTCTCGATTTTCGTCATCGACAACAATAATTGGTTTTCCAAGCTTTAAATCAGTAATTGCTTCTTCAATGGTATGCATGATTATTTTACCTCCTATATGAATCCATTTTTTTCTAGAAAATCTGGACTGATTCCTGACTCCTGCTTCATGCTTTGACTATTGAGCATATTTCGAACATATTTTGCAAGCATGTCGCATTCGATATTCACGATATCCCCTTTACCTTTTTCACCAAGAATGGTTTCTGCTGCAGTGTGGGGAATAAGGGAGATGGTGAATTGATTTTGTTTTACTTCGAAAAGTGTCAAACTAATTCCATCAACTGTTATGGAACCTTTATGCATTAAAAATGGAATAAGAGATTCAGATATTTCGATATCGTAATAAATAGCATTTTCTTTCTGGTACACATGGACAATTTGACCTGTTCCATCAACATGACCAGATACAAAGTGCCCGCCAAATCTTCCATTTGCTGCCATCGCCCGTTCCAGATTTACTTCAGAACCAGGTTTTAAAGCTTGCAAAGAAGTAGATTTTATTGTTTCTGGCATAGCATCCACCTGGAAGCTATTGGAGGTATAACTAGTTACTGTTAGGCAAATGCCATTAACAGCAATACTGTCACCAATCGCAACATCATCAATTACCTTGCTGGAGCCAATAGTCATTTGGACAGCCTGATCGGAAACCTTCAGCATTTTCTTTACGACACCTTTTTCCTCAATTAATCCTGTAAACACGTAACTCACTTCCTTTCATATAGAAATCGCATCCTTTGGAAGCACTCGGTCAGCAACGTATGGAAGCAAAGAAGTCTTGCAAGTTGATTGACGCTCGAGCTGGAGGAAATGAAAAAGCCCCTGAGTTTCCTCAGAGGCTTGTGATTAGAATTTTAATAGTAAGCAATGGAAAAGATTATGTAATACATCAAAAGAGCACCTGGTCATTTATATGAAAAGTATACAAATAACAGCACTCGCCAAAAGCATTACAATTAGCGTGCCTACCTAAAATTCCTTCTCCCATCCAGACTTTAACTGTCGGTTCTGGTTTTGCACCAGATCCACCGCTTGGTTTATAGGTTATGCCCTATAAAAACCGCACGGGTCACGGACTTAGAAGCTATGCTTCATCACCGTCGGTTGGGAATTTCACCCGACCCCGAAGGAATATGCGTATTGAATTTTGAAAACAGTATACCATTAGTTCAATTATAAAAGCAAGGCAAAAAATTAATAAGTCTGACGTAATCAAAGCAAATGTATAAGAACGTAATTTATTTCAAATGCTATTGCTAAAAAAGGGAGCGGGCACCTATGCGGATTTTTGGCACCTTTTTATTGCTTTTACTTCTATTTATTCCATACCCACAAGAACTTCAGGCGAAAGAAGAAATGGAATCTATCATCATCGAAGTAGAAGGGGATCCAGAGGTACATAAAGAGTATTTGGAAACATATCATCCATTTATCGAGGTTATTGCAGTTTATAGCCGATTGTTCAATGGAATTGCATTGCAGGGAGTGCCTTCAAACTTGCAAAAAATAGAAGCACTTCCTTTTGTTCAAAGCATACATTCGGTACAGCAATATAAGGCGCTTCCAAATAAACAGGCTGAAACAGAAGGTCAGGTAATTCCCTCTGATTTAAATACGACTTCATTCACTGGAAAAGGGATAAAGGTTGGGGTTATCGATACTGGAATTGACCATAATCATCCGGATCTGCAGAAAAATTACAGGGGCGGATATGACCTCGTTGATCTTGATGAAGACCCAATGGAGACAATACCAGAGCAGGGCGTACCGACATCGCACGGTACACATGTGGCGGGAATTATTGCAGCTGACGGAGAACTGGAGGGAGTCGCACCAGATGCAGAGATTTACGCATATCGGGCACTTGGCCCTGGCGGTGCAGGAACATCTATACAAGTTATCGCTGCAATGGAGAAGGCGATTGAAGATGGAGTAGATGTTATCAATTTATCCCTGGGAAACGATGTGAATGTCCCGGATTTCCCAACAAGTGTAGCGGTTAATCGTGCTGCAGAGCTAGGTGTGCCAGTGGTTATCGCGAATGGTAATAGTGGTCCTGAAGACTGGACGGTTGGCGCGCCAGCAACTGCTGACAAAGCATTGTCTATTGGTGCGTCAACCCCTTCGAAAAAAACGCCTTCACTTTATGAACCAATGGCAGGCCGAACATTCCAGATTACGGAAATGGCCGGCTCAGCACCCTGGAATTTGACAAAGGACTATCCAATTGCAGATGGGACAGCAGAAAGTGCATCAATGAATGGTCATATCGCAGTTATGAAACGTGGGGAAATACCTTTCTATGAAATGGCAAAACGTGCTGAAGAAAAAGGAGCGGTTGCCGTTGTAATTTATAATAAAGAAAAAGGAAACTTTCAAGGATCTGTGCAAAATGAAGAAAATCCGATAAATATACCTGTTGTATCTATTGCTATGGAAGATGGTTTATGGCTGAAGGAGCAGCTTGCTCAAAAACGTATTTATTTGGAAACAGCGTATCGCAATGATGAACGTACAATAGCCTCATTCAGCTCCAGAGGACCTGTTACAATAAATTGGAATATTAAGCCAGACATTGTAGCACCTGGAACAAATATTTTGAGTACCGTTCCAGGAGGTTATCAGCAACTTGATGGAACGAGCATGGCTGCACCACATGTCACAGGTGCAATTGCATTAATAAAAGAAGCACATCCAGGTTGGACGACAGAGCAAATCTTTGGTGCTTTAAAAACAACTGCACATGTAATTGGAAAAGAAAAAATTCTCTCACCTACCATTCAAGGAATGGGGATAGTTCAGCCGGAAAAAGCGATTGAATCAAAAACAATTATTCACAATCCACAACTCAACTTTGGGAGAATAAACGGTTATAGAGAAACAAGTAAATTTGCATTAACGATTGAAAATATGTCAGAGGATGCACAGACATTTACTTTTGATTATCCAAAGCAAGAGAACGGTGTTTACTGGAAGCTTCCAATGTCCTTTACAATCGGAGCGAATCAAAAAAAGACAATTCCAATTGAACTTAGTATAACAACAGCACGAATGGAGGAAGGTGTACACCAAGGATGGATAAAATTAACGTCTCAAGATGAACAATACAACCTACCATATATTTTTGTGAATCAAACTGCTAATCAGCCAAAAACGGCAGGGTTTGAGTTTGCGGTGAAGACTCTCTCTGAAGAAGCATATGAATACCGAATATACCTCACAGAGGCTGCAAGGCGGGTTGAAGTTGATCTATATGATCCTGAGAGCCTTGTTTTCAGAAGAAAGCTAATAAAAATGGAAAATGTAATAGAAGGAGAACATGAGGGTGAAATAAGTAAAAAAGACGCTGGTGATACAGGTTATTATTTAGCTGTAATAACGGTATTTTTGGAGGAGGGCACGTATGAAAGCAGTCCAACTATTGTATATATAGAATAATCCATTGTTCATAGGAGACAAAAAAACAGAAAAAAATCAAGGGAATTCACAAAAATGTCACATTAAACGACCTGACTTTCATTTATAATGAAAGTCAGGTCGCTTAATTGTAATTTAAAGACATAAAACTGCCACATATTCCTTTGACGAAGGCAATTTTATAAACTCTTTAAAAATTGCAATTTTTCTCAGTGTCCCAATTGACAATAATAGTCAAGCTGTTGTAAACTTGCTAATTGTGGGGGAAGGTGTATTTTTATCTAATCTGCAAGTATTTTGTAGACTGATGCATCATCTTTTTGCATCGTTGACATAAAAAATAGCAGAGAAAACTTCCCATCAGCAACTTCTGTTACATAAGTATTACAGTGCCAGTGGATTTGGCTGTAAACAAGACCCATATTAGAAATAATGACTGAAAATAGCAAAACCAGCGAATGATGAACAAATTCGTTTGGAAGCGGATGCACCTGTGTTTTCAGCCTTTATTTTGTAAAGAGGACATCCACCATATCGTTTGAGTGTTTAGGAGAGTAGAGTAAATGACGTCTGAATATGATTTAATGGTAACAAGGCAGCTTAAATGGATGCTCTTTCTTCTTGCAATTTTCGTAATTGGTGCGGGATTCTCGTCGTATCCTCAGATTTTTAATGGGTTATTGTTAGGAAGTGCCGTAAGTTTTTACAATTTATGGTTATTGCAGCATAAAACAA
This region of Oceanobacillus sp. FSL K6-2867 genomic DNA includes:
- a CDS encoding S8 family serine peptidase; its protein translation is MRIFGTFLLLLLLFIPYPQELQAKEEMESIIIEVEGDPEVHKEYLETYHPFIEVIAVYSRLFNGIALQGVPSNLQKIEALPFVQSIHSVQQYKALPNKQAETEGQVIPSDLNTTSFTGKGIKVGVIDTGIDHNHPDLQKNYRGGYDLVDLDEDPMETIPEQGVPTSHGTHVAGIIAADGELEGVAPDAEIYAYRALGPGGAGTSIQVIAAMEKAIEDGVDVINLSLGNDVNVPDFPTSVAVNRAAELGVPVVIANGNSGPEDWTVGAPATADKALSIGASTPSKKTPSLYEPMAGRTFQITEMAGSAPWNLTKDYPIADGTAESASMNGHIAVMKRGEIPFYEMAKRAEEKGAVAVVIYNKEKGNFQGSVQNEENPINIPVVSIAMEDGLWLKEQLAQKRIYLETAYRNDERTIASFSSRGPVTINWNIKPDIVAPGTNILSTVPGGYQQLDGTSMAAPHVTGAIALIKEAHPGWTTEQIFGALKTTAHVIGKEKILSPTIQGMGIVQPEKAIESKTIIHNPQLNFGRINGYRETSKFALTIENMSEDAQTFTFDYPKQENGVYWKLPMSFTIGANQKKTIPIELSITTARMEEGVHQGWIKLTSQDEQYNLPYIFVNQTANQPKTAGFEFAVKTLSEEAYEYRIYLTEAARRVEVDLYDPESLVFRRKLIKMENVIEGEHEGEISKKDAGDTGYYLAVITVFLEEGTYESSPTIVYIE